A window of Hallerella porci contains these coding sequences:
- a CDS encoding TatD family hydrolase, with the protein MSFDFHVHIARLPHAEELSQKLIARGYQAVIVACEKWEWDAVENLLSIWKENATPCFGIHPMIASAEKENFPFLLQKLTALLEKYPQAFVGECGLDKRYPGYKPGEIQEEIFQRQAELALHFQRPLMIHSVGDTRRILKILEKLGFGENSPPIILHRFTGDAEIVQRALKFNALFSLHRDSFRKTSTREALPLIPEERIRFETDAC; encoded by the coding sequence GTGAGCTTTGACTTTCACGTTCATATTGCGCGACTCCCCCACGCTGAAGAACTTTCGCAAAAACTCATCGCCCGCGGTTACCAAGCGGTAATCGTCGCCTGCGAAAAGTGGGAATGGGATGCCGTTGAAAATTTGCTTTCGATTTGGAAAGAAAATGCGACACCGTGTTTCGGAATTCACCCGATGATCGCTTCTGCGGAAAAAGAAAATTTTCCCTTTTTGCTACAAAAACTAACAGCCCTTTTAGAAAAATATCCGCAGGCTTTTGTCGGCGAATGCGGACTAGATAAACGTTATCCGGGCTATAAACCGGGCGAAATTCAAGAAGAAATTTTCCAACGCCAAGCGGAACTCGCGCTGCATTTTCAAAGACCTTTAATGATTCATTCTGTCGGCGATACCCGCCGCATTTTAAAGATTCTTGAAAAATTAGGATTTGGCGAAAATTCCCCACCGATTATTTTGCATCGTTTTACTGGTGATGCAGAAATCGTTCAGCGTGCCTTAAAATTTAATGCGCTTTTTTCTCTTCATCGTGATTCTTTCCGCAAAACTTCAACTCGCGAAGCGCTTCCGCTCATTCCCGAAGAAAGAATCCGATTTGAAACGGACGCTTGCTAA
- the hpt gene encoding hypoxanthine phosphoribosyltransferase, whose amino-acid sequence MAIKTLISEECLQKRTAELAKEISADGHVDVLVGALTGAFIFVADLARALNFPEMQIQFVKARSYGNGTERSSFSVEGLNSLDVKNKNVLIVDDIFDTGHTLKNLSAEIQKLGPASVRTCALLDKPSRREVDFQVNYLGFQVENVFVIGYGLDHAEKFRALPKICIVED is encoded by the coding sequence ATGGCAATAAAAACTCTCATTTCCGAAGAATGTTTGCAGAAGCGCACCGCTGAATTGGCGAAAGAAATTTCTGCAGACGGGCACGTCGATGTCCTTGTCGGGGCGTTGACGGGCGCCTTTATTTTTGTCGCAGATCTCGCTCGGGCGTTAAATTTTCCCGAGATGCAAATTCAATTTGTCAAAGCGCGCAGCTACGGAAACGGCACCGAACGTTCGTCATTTTCTGTCGAAGGATTAAATTCTCTTGATGTGAAAAATAAAAACGTTCTCATCGTCGATGATATTTTTGACACGGGGCACACCCTCAAAAATCTTTCTGCCGAAATTCAAAAACTCGGTCCCGCTTCGGTGAGAACTTGTGCGCTTCTCGATAAACCGAGCCGCCGCGAGGTGGATTTCCAAGTCAATTATCTCGGCTTTCAAGTGGAAAACGTTTTCGTTATCGGCTACGGTTTGGATCACGCAGAAAAATTCCGCGCGCTTCCAAAAATTTGCATCGTCGAAGATTGA
- a CDS encoding SIMPL domain-containing protein, with amino-acid sequence MKNRILESLILSAALIIFGGILYSAVEKACDRDRSVSVRGLAEKIVPANKANWRVRFTELGNDLPAMLKTVAVKDSEIVKFFVDRSIPREDINVNSPSVSDNFLDIYLNKKPENRYTVSSTISISSSQVEKFKKIQSEIGELAMQGIVLEEGMIHYEFTKLNTIKPQMIEEATKNAREAAEKFAKDSKSKIGKIRSAVQGVFSIDDNEDEKAPHMKKVRVVTSVVFSLE; translated from the coding sequence GTGAAAAATCGTATTTTAGAATCTCTCATTTTGTCGGCAGCGTTAATTATTTTTGGCGGTATTTTGTATAGCGCTGTGGAAAAAGCCTGTGACCGCGATAGATCCGTTTCGGTCCGTGGACTCGCTGAAAAAATTGTGCCCGCAAACAAAGCAAATTGGAGAGTGCGTTTTACGGAACTCGGCAATGATTTGCCTGCAATGTTAAAAACTGTCGCCGTAAAAGATTCTGAGATTGTCAAATTTTTTGTGGATCGCAGCATTCCACGCGAAGATATCAATGTGAATTCTCCGAGCGTCAGCGATAATTTTTTGGATATTTATTTAAACAAGAAACCGGAAAATCGCTATACCGTCAGTTCAACAATTTCCATTTCGTCTTCGCAAGTGGAAAAATTCAAGAAAATCCAATCTGAAATCGGTGAACTCGCTATGCAGGGAATCGTTTTGGAGGAAGGAATGATTCATTATGAATTTACAAAACTGAATACGATTAAACCGCAGATGATTGAAGAAGCGACGAAAAATGCCCGCGAAGCTGCCGAAAAATTTGCAAAAGATTCGAAAAGTAAAATTGGTAAAATCCGTTCCGCAGTGCAGGGCGTTTTTAGCATCGACGACAACGAAGACGAAAAAGCTCCGCACATGAAAAAAGTCCGCGTCGTCACTTCTGTTGTATTTTCGCTCGAATAG
- the leuA2 gene encoding 2-isopropylmalate synthase LeuA2, with protein sequence MESNERKPFIYDVTLRDGNQALPNPWNNAQKKDVYLQLLKLGVQGAEVGFPASSEMDFESCKELAQLTHKMAEEGNEEAKRIVVSGLARCIPSDIQRCWEAVQYAPHPRIHTFLAGSPLSMEYVLHMTPEQVKERAVSCVKLAKSLVGDRGDVEFSVEHFGDCLENMDFVIDELKAVVEAGATTINLPNTVERYRPALYVNQIKQVYEALPKNVTISVHCHNDLGMATAATVESFYAGATQLEVSLNGLGERCGNTNLYEVVVALANSGTPVDLHLERIYETAILISQWSGISIYSRAPLIGAEAIVHRSGIHQDGASKTKGMKKGAYRPIDYAMIGRNQNDSLSFTSQSGRTAVYEIITKFGYKLSLAEASELQPILKSISEKEGELSAERVLDVFRDQLVNVNGRLIFNNIEVIPDENRFIFHFKKDGEALVKSVTAEGPIEAAIMLMREIGMPVELVKYRQLVVPEKDKLWAGRGLSRIVLKSGEKEVEGRGVSSDTLKANMRAIFCGVNLLYK encoded by the coding sequence ATGGAATCGAACGAAAGAAAACCGTTTATTTACGACGTCACATTACGCGATGGCAATCAGGCGTTACCCAATCCGTGGAATAATGCGCAGAAGAAAGATGTTTATTTGCAACTTTTAAAACTCGGCGTGCAAGGCGCAGAAGTCGGATTCCCGGCATCTTCCGAAATGGATTTTGAATCGTGCAAGGAATTGGCGCAGCTCACCCACAAAATGGCAGAAGAAGGGAATGAAGAAGCGAAGCGCATCGTCGTTTCGGGACTTGCGCGTTGCATTCCAAGCGATATTCAACGCTGCTGGGAAGCGGTACAGTACGCACCGCATCCGCGCATTCACACCTTCCTCGCGGGCAGTCCGCTTTCGATGGAATATGTGCTCCACATGACTCCGGAACAAGTGAAAGAACGTGCCGTTTCTTGCGTCAAATTGGCGAAGTCTTTGGTCGGTGACCGCGGTGATGTCGAATTTAGCGTGGAACATTTCGGCGATTGCCTTGAAAATATGGATTTCGTCATCGACGAATTGAAAGCCGTCGTCGAAGCGGGCGCTACGACAATCAATTTGCCGAATACAGTCGAACGTTATCGTCCAGCCTTATACGTCAACCAAATCAAACAAGTTTACGAAGCGCTCCCGAAGAACGTCACCATCTCGGTACATTGTCACAATGACTTGGGCATGGCGACTGCGGCAACGGTGGAAAGTTTTTATGCGGGCGCAACCCAGTTAGAAGTTTCGTTAAACGGACTCGGCGAACGCTGCGGCAACACGAACCTTTACGAAGTCGTCGTCGCTCTCGCAAATTCAGGAACTCCTGTCGATTTGCATCTCGAACGCATTTACGAAACCGCCATTCTCATTTCGCAGTGGTCGGGAATTAGCATTTACAGTCGTGCTCCGTTAATCGGCGCCGAAGCTATCGTGCACCGCAGCGGCATCCATCAAGACGGCGCAAGCAAAACCAAAGGCATGAAGAAAGGCGCTTATCGTCCAATCGATTATGCGATGATCGGCCGAAATCAGAACGATTCGTTAAGCTTTACAAGTCAGAGCGGACGCACAGCGGTTTACGAAATCATCACGAAATTCGGTTATAAATTATCGCTCGCCGAAGCATCGGAATTGCAGCCGATTTTAAAATCGATTAGCGAAAAAGAAGGCGAACTTTCTGCAGAACGCGTCTTGGACGTTTTCCGCGATCAACTCGTGAATGTCAACGGCCGTTTGATTTTCAACAATATCGAAGTCATCCCAGACGAAAACCGCTTCATTTTCCATTTCAAAAAAGACGGCGAAGCGCTTGTAAAATCGGTCACCGCCGAAGGTCCAATCGAAGCAGCGATTATGCTCATGCGTGAAATCGGAATGCCGGTGGAACTCGTCAAATATCGTCAGCTCGTCGTTCCGGAAAAGGATAAATTGTGGGCGGGTCGCGGATTAAGTCGCATTGTGTTGAAATCGGGCGAAAAAGAAGTCGAAGGTCGCGGCGTTTCGAGCGATACGCTCAAAGCGAATATGCGTGCGATTTTCTGCGGCGTCAATTTACTTTACAAGTAA